From one Diachasmimorpha longicaudata isolate KC_UGA_2023 chromosome 8, iyDiaLong2, whole genome shotgun sequence genomic stretch:
- the LOC135165329 gene encoding G-patch domain and KOW motifs-containing protein isoform X2, producing MAEEGKKISFGFSKSIKKPVLKNVKEPETPKIDFIECLDDKSIIVIGGEAKKDEPLVIPMLGSRTWHERIVNKVDADIFEPKVKNVENGDNSDEKGPKASAVPNGKASNNEVPVDTAEIKKEPDEAKSVSLEEQAAQEILNDLGKDVKVELKDFTLPLADNENLEGQRESTLEDYEQIPIESYGLAMLRGMGWTPGKGFGKHENLVEPKIPELRPRGMGLGADKAVLKAKKVENKTKEEQQLKLICGAFVKILAGKHSQQYGVLEGLDEDSARLIVKLAIGGESVSLNECLVEPVTQDEYTRNSKVLTSFSRLVKIH from the exons ATGGCAGAGGAGGGAAAGAAAATATCTTTTGGATTTTCCAAGTCCATTAAAAAACCAGTATTGAAAAATGTCAAGGAACCGGAGACTCCAAAAATTGACTTCATCGAGTGTCTTGATGACAAATCAATCATAGTTATTGG AGGTGAAGCAAAAAAGGACGAGCCCCTGGTGATTCCCATGCTAGGATCAAGAACCTGGCATGAGAGAATTGTTAACAAAGTTGATGCAGATATTTTTGAGCCCAAagtgaaaaatgttgagaatGGAGATAATTCTGATGAAAAAGGCCCTAAGGCCTCCGCAGTCCCCAATGGAAAAGCTTCGAATAATGAGGTTCCAGTAGACACCGCAGAGATTAAGAAGGAACCTGACGAGGCGAAATCTGTGTCCCTAGAGGAACAGGCTGCCCAAGAGATCCTGAATGATCTGGGCAAGGATGTCAAAGTTGAACTGAAAGATTTCACGCTGCCCCTTGCAGATAATGAAAACTTGGAAGGCCAACGTGAG TCAACTTTAGAAGACTACGAGCAAATTCCTATTGAGTCCTATGGACTAGCAATGCTGCGAGGAATGGGTTGGACACCAGGAAAAGGTTTTGGCAAACATGAAAA CCTTGTGGAACCAAAAATACCTGAACTGAGACCTCGCGGAATGGGTCTGGGAGCAGACAAGGCAGTACTCAAAGCCAAGAAAGTGGAGAATAAGACGAAGGAAGAACAGCAGTTGAAATTGATTTGTGGAGCATTTGTGAAAATTCTTGCAGGGAAGCACAGTCAACAATATGGAGTACTGGAGGGGCTGGATGAGGACTCTGCTAGGCTCATTGTCAAACTAGCCATAGGGGGTGAATCAGTATCACTCAATGAGTGTTTAGTGGAGCCTGTGACACAGGACGAGTACACGAGGAATTCAAAAGTTttga CTTCCTTTTCCAgactcgtcaaaatacactgA
- the LOC135165327 gene encoding katanin p60 ATPase-containing subunit A-like 2 isoform X1, with amino-acid sequence MNDNLSLKGQESLIKRSLREKEEKRAQGRRRSLLHLILDFLRQEGLSESSETLMREAQLTPEVQVCDNIDLESILMDYSDYHLSRFNKLPKICKKIENPGVLKEIMSLPNIPSKKEKIKPRKSDPEDSPDERKSFNIPEAEDNFGMTIIPISSESVNKSRPNDRISSDRKLLRSLDELFPRGSEYRDIADVIMREVVLMELNVRWSDIVGLEDCKQVLEEAIIYPIRYPDIFSEKFTPWNGVMLYGPPGTGKTMLARAVATECNCTFFNVTASTLISKWRGDSEKYVRVLCDLARHQAPSIIFIDEIDWIISGDNDAGTSSEPARRFRAELLARLDGLVTLQGSRVLLLATTNAPWNLDAALLRRLEKHLLINHPTVSARRQMLKYYTSPTLHKQNDFEQLIKETEFYSGSDLKQMCKEAWMIQMRQYISTERDKDMNKVKGPDQINSIDVLKAARKTILPTTKHLTDRYKQWESRVK; translated from the exons ATGAATGATAACCTGTCTCTGAAGGGTCAGGAGAGCCTCATTAAGCGTTCGTTGCGTGAAAAG gAGGAGAAACGTGCTCAAGGACGAAGACGAAGTCTGTTGCATCTCATCCTAGATTTTTTGCGGCAGGAGGG TCTGTCAGAGAGTTCCGAAACATTGATGCGAGAGGCGCAATTGACACCGGAAGTTCAGGTGTGCGATAACATCGATCTCGAGAGTATTTTGATGGATTACTCCGATTATCACCTCTCGAGATTCAATAAGTTACCGAAAATTTGTAAGAAGATTGAAAATCCTGGAGTCCTGAAGGAAATCATGTCTCTCCCTAATATTCCCAG taaaaaggaaaaaattaaaccgAGAAAATCTGATCCTGAGGACTCTCCTGATGAACGAAAAAGTTTCAATATCCCGGAAGCAGAGGATAATTTTGGCATGACTATCATTCCAATATCATCCGAGTCCGTCAATAAATCAAGACCCAACGATCGAATTTCCAGTGACAGGAAATTACTGCGATCTCTAGATGAATTATTTCCACGTGGCTCGGAATATCGTGACATAGCTGACGTTATAATGAGG GAAGTCGTGTTAATGGAGTTAAACGTAAGATGGAGTGATATTGTTGGGCTGGAAGACTGTAAGCAGGTGCTTGAGGAGGCgattatttatccaattagATATCCTGATatattttccgaaaaatttaCACCTTGGAATGGAGTTATGCTTTATGGACCCCCTGGAACAG GGAAGACAATGCTAGCGAGGGCGGTTGCAACAGAATGCAACTGTACATTTTTCAATGTCACCGCTAGCACGCTTATCAGCAAGTGGAGGGGAGACTCGGAAAAATACGTGAGAGTCCTGTGTGATTTAGCAAGACATCAGGCACCATCTATCATTTTCATCGACGAGATTGATTGGATTATTTCGGGGGATAATGACGCTGGAACATCTTCTGAGCCTGCTAGAAGGTTCAGGGCTGAATTACTGGCAAGATTAGATGGACTGGTAACACTCCAAGGTTCCCGTGTCCTTCTACTCGCGACAACTAATGCTCCTTG GAATTTGGATGCGGCTCTGCTAAGACGCCTAGAAAAACATTTGCTAATAAACCACCCTACAGTGTCTGCTCGGCGACAAATGCTCAAGTACTACACATCCCCGACGCTCCATAAACAGAATGACTTTGAGCAATTGATAAAGGAGACCGAGTTTTACTCTGGATCAGATTTGAAGCAGATGTGTAAAGAGGCCTGGATGATCCAGATGCGGCAGTACATCTCCACAGAAAGAGATAAAGACATGAATAAAGTAAAAGGGCCAGATCAAATAAATTCCATTGATGTACTCAAAGCTGCCAGAAAAACAATTCTACCAACAACGAAACACTTGACTGATAGATATAAACAATGGGAATCTAGAGTTAAATAA
- the LOC135165329 gene encoding G-patch domain and KOW motifs-containing protein isoform X1, which yields MAEEGKKISFGFSKSIKKPVLKNVKEPETPKIDFIECLDDKSIIVIGGEAKKDEPLVIPMLGSRTWHERIVNKVDADIFEPKVKNVENGDNSDEKGPKASAVPNGKASNNEVPVDTAEIKKEPDEAKSVSLEEQAAQEILNDLGKDVKVELKDFTLPLADNENLEGQRESTLEDYEQIPIESYGLAMLRGMGWTPGKGFGKHENLVEPKIPELRPRGMGLGADKAVLKAKKVENKTKEEQQLKLICGAFVKILAGKHSQQYGVLEGLDEDSARLIVKLAIGGESVSLNECLVEPVTQDEYTRNSKVLNSSKYTEYKDKPSVDKRNLESNLASSGAHNKKRKSDDSSDEDRRSRRRKSSSPSSDERYERKSKKKQKNRDRSSSSDEYRKRAKKHSSRKSKKKEKTRERSRERKFGYSESLDRRKSKKHRRRSRS from the exons ATGGCAGAGGAGGGAAAGAAAATATCTTTTGGATTTTCCAAGTCCATTAAAAAACCAGTATTGAAAAATGTCAAGGAACCGGAGACTCCAAAAATTGACTTCATCGAGTGTCTTGATGACAAATCAATCATAGTTATTGG AGGTGAAGCAAAAAAGGACGAGCCCCTGGTGATTCCCATGCTAGGATCAAGAACCTGGCATGAGAGAATTGTTAACAAAGTTGATGCAGATATTTTTGAGCCCAAagtgaaaaatgttgagaatGGAGATAATTCTGATGAAAAAGGCCCTAAGGCCTCCGCAGTCCCCAATGGAAAAGCTTCGAATAATGAGGTTCCAGTAGACACCGCAGAGATTAAGAAGGAACCTGACGAGGCGAAATCTGTGTCCCTAGAGGAACAGGCTGCCCAAGAGATCCTGAATGATCTGGGCAAGGATGTCAAAGTTGAACTGAAAGATTTCACGCTGCCCCTTGCAGATAATGAAAACTTGGAAGGCCAACGTGAG TCAACTTTAGAAGACTACGAGCAAATTCCTATTGAGTCCTATGGACTAGCAATGCTGCGAGGAATGGGTTGGACACCAGGAAAAGGTTTTGGCAAACATGAAAA CCTTGTGGAACCAAAAATACCTGAACTGAGACCTCGCGGAATGGGTCTGGGAGCAGACAAGGCAGTACTCAAAGCCAAGAAAGTGGAGAATAAGACGAAGGAAGAACAGCAGTTGAAATTGATTTGTGGAGCATTTGTGAAAATTCTTGCAGGGAAGCACAGTCAACAATATGGAGTACTGGAGGGGCTGGATGAGGACTCTGCTAGGCTCATTGTCAAACTAGCCATAGGGGGTGAATCAGTATCACTCAATGAGTGTTTAGTGGAGCCTGTGACACAGGACGAGTACACGAGGAATTCAAAAGTTttga actcgtcaaaatacactgAGTACAAAGACAAACCCAGTGTCGACAAACGGAATTTAGAATCAAATTTAGCCTCTTCAGGTGCTCataataaaaaacgaaaatctGATGATTCCAGTGATGAGGACAGACGCAGTAGACGTCGGAAATCCTCAAGCCCAAGCTCAGACGAGCGTTACGAGAGGAAATCGAAGAAAAAACAGAAGAATAGAGACCGGAGCTCCAGCTCCGACGAATACAGGAAGAGAGCAAAGAAACATTCTAGTAGGAAAAgcaaaaagaaggaaaaaactCGAGAGAGAAGTCGAGAACGCAAATTCGGGTACTCAGAATCTTTAGACAGAAGAAAAAGTAAAAAGCATCGTAGACGATCCAGGTCTTGA
- the LOC135165350 gene encoding uncharacterized protein LOC135165350: MFPGHYFSLLLGVLSALVFLQTVWGLEENCTDFQGGTVTHGLLYVPGPAVCSLCVCYHSEPMWCKAIYCSPPYKCKRFRVGERCCEFQCLNSTAPDLGLPEFRINSSSTQSHSRSPFVNVLSLLTSLLLADIITD; this comes from the exons ATGTTCCCTGGACATTATTTCAGTTTACTTCTGGGGGTACTCAGTGCTCTCGTCTTCTTGCAGACTGTCT GGGGACTGGAAGAGAATTGTACAGATTTTCAAGGAGGAACAGTGACCCATGGGCTCCTTTATGTTCCTGGACCGGCGGTATGCAGTCTCTGTGTTTGTTACCATTCAGAACCAATGTGGTGTAAAGCTATCTACTGCTCACCCCCTTAC aaATGTAAAAGATTCAGAGTTGGCGAGCGTTGCTGTGAATTTCAATGCCTGAATAGTACAGCTCCAGACCTGGGCCTACCAGAATTCAGGATAAACAGTTCATCAACTCAAAGTCACTCACGAAGCCCATTCGTTAATGTCTTGAGTCTTTTGACAAGTCTCCTTTTGGCAGATATAATAACTGATTAG
- the LOC135165346 gene encoding survival motor neuron protein, with protein sequence MADEENVLFVRENGQDVDDIWDDTVLIKAYDRAVNLAKEQVAKRLSMETEAPRGKSDKQQKCKYPGKEGNYQKKWALGSPCRAVYSADGMEYEAIISRILDNDCGRCIVKFVGYGNTEKVELSSLRESEGLQAQIAQQKESAAAKDCDYSRAEESCQSSHGNARENGEAMDYETEIPKQSRNNVPGPSAFPFGGLTPPAPPLPPHMMAKLPANDADALSSMLMSWYISGFHTGYYHGMKQAQSNAERRKN encoded by the exons ATGGCAGACGAGGAGAACGTTCTATTTGTTCGCGAGAATGGACAG GATGTTGATGACATTTGGGACGATACTGTCCTAATTAAGGCATACGACAGGGCTGTTAATTTAGCGAAAGAGCAAGTTGCAAAACGTCTCAGCATGGAGACCGAAGCTCCACGTGGAAAATCGGATAAACaacaaaaatgtaaatacCCCGGAAAAGAAGGAAATTATCAGAAG AAGTGGGCTCTAGGCTCACCATGTCGTGCAGTTTACTCTGCTGATGGGATGGAATACGAAGCAATTATATCCAGAATACTCGATAATGATTGTGGCAGATGTATCGTCAAATTTGTAG GATATGGAAACACTGAAAAAGTGGAACTATCCTCTCTTCGCGAGTCTGAGGGCCTCCAAGCTCAGATAGCCCAACAGAAAGAGTCAGCAGCGGCAAAAGACTGCGATTATTCAAGGGCTGAGGAATCTTGTCAGTCTTCTCATGGAAATGCTCGAGAAAATGGAGAGGCAATGGACTACGAGACAGAAATCCCCAAGCAGTCACGAAATAATGTTCCTGGACCTTCAGCATTCCCTTTCGGAGGCCTCACCCCACCTGCCCCTCCTTTACCGCCACACATGATGGCCAA ACTTCCGGCTAATGATGCTGACGCACTCTCAAGTATGTTAATGTCCTGGTACATCAGCGGGTTCCATACAG GATATTATCATGGTATGAAGCAAGCCCAAAGTAATGCCGAGCGTCGAAAAAACTGA
- the LOC135165327 gene encoding katanin p60 ATPase-containing subunit A-like 2 isoform X2, which produces MREAQLTPEVQVCDNIDLESILMDYSDYHLSRFNKLPKICKKIENPGVLKEIMSLPNIPSKKEKIKPRKSDPEDSPDERKSFNIPEAEDNFGMTIIPISSESVNKSRPNDRISSDRKLLRSLDELFPRGSEYRDIADVIMREVVLMELNVRWSDIVGLEDCKQVLEEAIIYPIRYPDIFSEKFTPWNGVMLYGPPGTGKTMLARAVATECNCTFFNVTASTLISKWRGDSEKYVRVLCDLARHQAPSIIFIDEIDWIISGDNDAGTSSEPARRFRAELLARLDGLVTLQGSRVLLLATTNAPWNLDAALLRRLEKHLLINHPTVSARRQMLKYYTSPTLHKQNDFEQLIKETEFYSGSDLKQMCKEAWMIQMRQYISTERDKDMNKVKGPDQINSIDVLKAARKTILPTTKHLTDRYKQWESRVK; this is translated from the exons ATGCGAGAGGCGCAATTGACACCGGAAGTTCAGGTGTGCGATAACATCGATCTCGAGAGTATTTTGATGGATTACTCCGATTATCACCTCTCGAGATTCAATAAGTTACCGAAAATTTGTAAGAAGATTGAAAATCCTGGAGTCCTGAAGGAAATCATGTCTCTCCCTAATATTCCCAG taaaaaggaaaaaattaaaccgAGAAAATCTGATCCTGAGGACTCTCCTGATGAACGAAAAAGTTTCAATATCCCGGAAGCAGAGGATAATTTTGGCATGACTATCATTCCAATATCATCCGAGTCCGTCAATAAATCAAGACCCAACGATCGAATTTCCAGTGACAGGAAATTACTGCGATCTCTAGATGAATTATTTCCACGTGGCTCGGAATATCGTGACATAGCTGACGTTATAATGAGG GAAGTCGTGTTAATGGAGTTAAACGTAAGATGGAGTGATATTGTTGGGCTGGAAGACTGTAAGCAGGTGCTTGAGGAGGCgattatttatccaattagATATCCTGATatattttccgaaaaatttaCACCTTGGAATGGAGTTATGCTTTATGGACCCCCTGGAACAG GGAAGACAATGCTAGCGAGGGCGGTTGCAACAGAATGCAACTGTACATTTTTCAATGTCACCGCTAGCACGCTTATCAGCAAGTGGAGGGGAGACTCGGAAAAATACGTGAGAGTCCTGTGTGATTTAGCAAGACATCAGGCACCATCTATCATTTTCATCGACGAGATTGATTGGATTATTTCGGGGGATAATGACGCTGGAACATCTTCTGAGCCTGCTAGAAGGTTCAGGGCTGAATTACTGGCAAGATTAGATGGACTGGTAACACTCCAAGGTTCCCGTGTCCTTCTACTCGCGACAACTAATGCTCCTTG GAATTTGGATGCGGCTCTGCTAAGACGCCTAGAAAAACATTTGCTAATAAACCACCCTACAGTGTCTGCTCGGCGACAAATGCTCAAGTACTACACATCCCCGACGCTCCATAAACAGAATGACTTTGAGCAATTGATAAAGGAGACCGAGTTTTACTCTGGATCAGATTTGAAGCAGATGTGTAAAGAGGCCTGGATGATCCAGATGCGGCAGTACATCTCCACAGAAAGAGATAAAGACATGAATAAAGTAAAAGGGCCAGATCAAATAAATTCCATTGATGTACTCAAAGCTGCCAGAAAAACAATTCTACCAACAACGAAACACTTGACTGATAGATATAAACAATGGGAATCTAGAGTTAAATAA
- the LOC135165344 gene encoding omega-amidase NIT2, which translates to MQRILPVVTTNVRMMSSFRLALVQLSVGTDKSLNIQNAVSYINQAKQQQADIVVLPECFNSPYGTQHFQKYAELIPGGETSAALSKAAKDNEICVIGGTIPEREDDKLYNTCTVWGTDGQFIAKHRKMHLFDIDIKDKMTFFESETLSPGNDLTIFDFKGCKIGIGICYDIRFEELAKLYRNRGCQMLVYPAAFNLTTGPLHWELLQRSRANDNQCYVVCVSPARGTGPGYIAWGHSQLTSPWAKVVCDLGTEEKMAVAEINLNEVEEVRNQIPISRQRRTDIYDTIYKK; encoded by the exons ATGCAGAGAATCCTCCCAGTGGTCACTACCAACGTCAGAATGATGTCAA GCTTTCGATTGGCTCTGGTCCAACTTTCAGTTGGCACTGATAAATCCTTGAACATTCAGAATGCCGTGTCTTACATAAATCAGGCAAAACAGCAGCAAGCGGATATCGTCGTCCTTCCGGAGTGCTTTAATTCGCCTTATGGGACCCagcatttccaaaaatatgcgGAATTGATCCCGGGGG GTGAAACCAGTGCTGCATTATCGAAGGCAGCGAAAGACAACGAAATTTGCGTCATTGGGGGGACGATTCCAGAGAGGGAAGATGATAAACTGTACAACACTTGCACAGTTTGGGGTACTGACGGCCAATTCATCGCCAAACATCGAAAAATGCACCTCTTCGATATCGATATTAAAGACAAAATGACTTTTTTCGAAAGTGAAACGCTGTCTCCCGGAAATGATCTGACTATTTTCGATTTCAAGGGCTGTAAAATCGGTATCGGGATATGCTATGATATCAGGTTCGAAGAGTTGGCGAAATTATACAGAAATAGGGGATGCCAGATGCTTGTGTACCCAGCTGCATTCAATTTAACCACTGGGCCACTGCATTGGGAACTACTGCAGAGGTCAAGGGCTAATGATAATCAGTGTTACGTGGTTTGTGTCTCTCCGGCGAGAGGCACCGGGCCTGGGTACATCGCTTGGGGGCATAGCCAGTTAACGAGCCCCTGGGCGAAAGTCGTTTGTGATCTGGGGACTGAAGAGAAGATGGCAGTTGCTGAAATTA ATCTCAACGAAGTTGAAGAAGTCAGAAATCAGATCCCCATATCTAGGCAGAGACGAACAGATATTTACGACACAatctacaaaaaataa